CTTTGTCAAATATATGGGAAAAATGGCATTGACAACGTCTTGATCCCTCTTTTGCAAAGAACAATTAAGGTCATCTGTGTAGCCAAATATGGTGTCCAACAAatgtgcaaggaacacaaattCAAATGACTCAAGTGAACACAAGGCCATTTCAGCTTTCCCTGATTCTTTGTATTCAGGATCATCTCCAATTTCTTGCAGCACCTTTCGGATAGGCTCATACATGAGAATAATATGTTGTATCGTTTTGTAGTGAGACCCCCAACGAGTATCTCCAGGCCTACCTAAACCCATTTCTTGATTCAAACCACGGCCACTTTCAATTACACCCAACTCTAATGCTTCAATAACATGATCCGCTTGAGCAACTCGAAGCATTTGCAACCTCTTGCAAGAATTCCCGATGGCTGCCAACAACAACCCAAGTTGCTCAAAGAAACATTTGCAATCTTGATTTTCTTTGGCAACAGCCACAAGGGTTAACTGAAGCTGATGTGCAAAGCAATGCAcataatccataattaatttcTTTAGGCCGTTAAGTGCACCTTTCATGTTGCTAGCACCATCATATCCCTGCCCACGAATTCTAGACAAGCTCAATGAATGATCCATAAGTAGTTTCTCAATAGCATTTTTCAGTGTCAACGAGGTAGTGTTCTCCACATGGACAATACCAAGAAATCTCTCAACTACCCTTCCTTTCTTATCAACATAATGTATGCAAAGAGCTAATTGTTCCTTTTGGTACACATCACTAGATTCATCCGCAAGTATTGCAAAGTAGTCATCACCAAGATCTTCTATAATAAGTTTAGTGGTCTCTTTGGCACAACAGTTTATGAGCTCTTTTTGTATCATAGGGGAGGTCAGCTTGCAGTTCTTTGGAGCATTCTTTAGAACAACCTTGTTAACATCCTCAAAACTTTCTGCTAGCCAATTTAGAAGTTCAAGAAAATTTCCTTTGTTAAGAGACTCATCACTTTCATCATGTCCACGACATGCTAATCCCTGtctcaaaataaatttcaaGCACCTAAGTGAATATCTCAAGCGAGCTTTGTACATGGCCTTTTCTTCTGTGGTTAGTTTCTCTAAAGCATCTCCAATTGATGTTCCACTTCTAGAGAATAAATCATGTTTCTCTTGAGCGAGACAGTGAGACTTGCAAGAACCATGTATGTCAAATTTACTTGTTTGATTCCAAAGACTAAAGCCCCCATCCACAAAACTATTTCCACCTTTACAATTTTTTATTCTTGAACAGATAGCAAACAAAGCAAAATGCAGCATCTAGTTTCACACTGTACTCAAGCCAATCATAGGTATCAAACCAACTCGGTACAAAGCGACGCCAACCCCCAATAAATTTCCTTGGAAAATCATGTCCTCGAGGTTGACATGGCCCCAATGCAATGTATCGTCTTCTCACGGCAGCTTGATCATTAACATTATAATCTGATATGGCAATCCTCTCCCCAGGATCATGTGGAAGCCAATCAATATCATAAAATGCCTCATGATCGTCATCATCAATTCCCTCATgttggtcttcatggattattgCTGCATCTCCCACAACTTGAGGCTCTGTGCTTGCCACTTCTGGTTCCACTTCAAGTTCATTATGTGTTTGCAAGTGAACAGAAGGGGTATCACTTTGAATTCTACTTTCCACAGTTTGCAGTAATGGAGTGGAGGCACTGGCTGTAGATAATTTGGGTTTAGCTGCTGCTCTAGTCCACAAAGATTTCAAATCAATAACTTTCAATCTTTTTGGTGCCTACAATTAAACAAATATGACACATCAAACTACCGAACCAACTGAATGGCTGAATACATCAAGTCACAGATGCAATCACGAACCTTTGATGCTGCAGCCTCTGAACTTCTTGTGGCCGTAGTTGATGCGTACGGCATCAGTTCAACCTGCTCGACACCAGCCATTGGCTCACCATCCTCCGCATTTGTGCTTGCCGTGGCCGGCGATGCTTCCGGCGCATCGGCAGATTCCGcgcccgccgtggccgccgtgcACTCGGCTGCCACAGTCGCCGGCTGTGCAGCAACAGCAGGCATGGCCCTGCAGCTGCCGCCGACGCCGATTCGCCCTCCGTTCTGTGGCTCCGTCAGATCTGCTGCcaggtgccggccgccgccgaactCCAAGGGCAAGGGCCAACCCtagcaagcagcagcagaaaatagaagaggagaggagaggtcgATTGAGGAATGAGGAGAGATCTCGTGGAGAGCCCCGAAGGGGATTGGCGTGAGGGTGAGGCAGTGTAGCTTAGATAGCAGGCCAGCCCACGGGCCTAGTTCTCTAATTTGGGCTCAAATAAACATGATCTAActcagttatatatatatatatatatatatatatatatacttgctAAAAAAAATTTGTCCAAATTATTGGGTGTACATCTGTACACCCATGCACCTCAATTGGCTCCGCCCCTGGGCCCCGTATTGACATCACTTATGGTAAGTTGATGGGTAAAATAAGAATAAACATGCAATAAGAGCCTTCAGCGTCAATTGCCTTGCAAGTTCGCAACAAatattcaaactttttttttctgatatATATTGTTCACACTTGCAAGTTGTAATGAAAAGACGTCTGTCAAATGAAAATATTTGTGGAATTTAGGCCATGATAGGGATGgctgtaaggaaaatggccctcATAGGctattgttttttattttggcGATTAAGTGACAACATGATTATTAGGACTAATGATCATTGGGAAATGACCATTTTCTacccaaccaaccaaccaagaTGGTCATTGGGAAGAAAATGTGTCTTTCGCACTAGATAAACTATAGTTGACATCTAAATAGCATGACCTAGTTTATGTTTTCtcaaaatagtacaagctataggttaagattttaagtttgtctaattcaccccctccctctcttagcCTCTTAGACTACCCGAACACTGATTCCTTTAATTGGCAATGTCATCTCAAGCTTCATTAAACTGCCTCCCACTTCTCCAGTATTCAATTTCCTAGCTTTTTCCATGATAGACTGATCTGCAGTTAATTGTAATATTTCCTCCAGGATCTTTAGTTCTGAAACCACTCCATCAAAGGAGATTCGGTGGGAATCCTTCTGTTTTGTTGTTTTAGCAGTATGGGAACGGTTTTGGATGCTCTCACTTCGAAATTCGTGTCAAAGCTTGGTGAAATTATCCAGGATGAGGTTATGATGACATGTAGAGTGAAAAAGGATATCAAGAGGCTCAAGATAAATCTGGAGCATTTCACTGCTGTTCGCGAGGATGCTGAAGCTCTAGCCATTGAAGATGGAGGGACAGCATTATGGTGGCAGAACATAACCGATGCTATGTTTGATGTGGATGATGTCATAGATTATTTCATGGCTCATTCACCGAAGCCTTCACCGCCACCTAGATCGGTACGATGTGCTCAGTTCCTTTTCTCATGTTTGGTAAATGCTTCATTTGATCATAAGGTTGCTAAAAGAATTAAGGACATAAATGGAAAGCTTAGTGAAATTAAAATGAACAGAGATATGTTCAGCTTGGATATAGGAAATCGTCAACACTTCTGAGTAACAGATGTCGATAGAAGTCAGACATGTCCCATAGATGAACTGGAGGTTGTTGGAAGAGATATTAAACAGGCTGCTGATGAGTTGGTCAAAATGATTGTAAGTACCTGCTATGAGAACAGATCAACTATTTTTGGGATTCAAGGGATGGGCGGCATCGGTAAGACAACATTAGCCCAGAAGATATTTAATGACCAGAGGATAAGGGAGAAATTTCAAGTTCATATATGGCTGTGTATTTCTCAGAGCTACACAGAGATTGGTTTGATAAGGCAAGCAATTAGAATGGCTGGAGCAACATGTGATCAACTTGAGACAAAGGCCGAACTTCTTCCGCATCTCATGGATACAATCAGAGGAAAGAGTGTATTTCTTGTGTTGGATGATGTGTGGAAATCTGATGTTTGGATTGATCTTCTTCGATTGCCTTTTGAAAGAGGCTTGAAATCCCGTATCCTTGTCACCACAAGACACCTAGATGTTTTAGAACAATTACATGCAGCATATGCTCATAAAGTAAACAAAATGAATGATCGTGATGGCCTAGAACTGCTTATGAAGAAGTTCTTTAGACCATATGAACAAACAAGTGATTTTAGTGATGTTGGATATCAAATAGTAAAAAAATGTGATGGTCTTCCTCTAGCCATCAAGGTTGTTTCAGGTGTCCTAGCTACTAAAAGAACAAGGGGAGAATGGGAGAACATCCGAGATAGCAGATGGTCTGTTCATGGACTTCCCAAAGAACTAGGAGGTCCCCTGTACTTAAGTTATAGACACTTACCCTCCCAACTTAAGCAGTGCTTTCTTTGGTGCGCTTTGTTGCCTCCGAATTTTGTGATTGAGCGTGATGATGTTGCTTACTGGTGGGTCGCTGAAGGCTTTGTAAGAAAAGAGGACAGGTATTCAATACATGAGATTGCTGAAGAGTACTACCATGAGCTACTTAGGAGGAATCTTCTACAGCCAAGGCCAGAATTTTTGGACAAAGGTGAATCCACGATGCATGATCTTTTGAGGTCACTAGGACAATATTTGACAAGGGATCACTCCTTATCCTTGAATGCTGAAAATAGCAAAGCCCTACCAAATTTGCGTCGCTTAGTAATCAGTTGTGATATAGAAGAAATATCTGCTATAGAAGAGCAGAAGCGCATGAGGAGCCTCCTAATTTTCAATAACAAAAATTTCAAATTAGTCAACAAGGAAATCAGCAGAATTGAGCATATCCGTGTTTTAGTTCTAACTGGAACAGGCATCCACACCATACCAGAGTCAGTGGGAAGCTTGGTACTGTTGAGGTTGCTAGATCTAAGCTTTACAAAAATTAACAACCTTCCAGAGTCCATTGGAAACCTTGTCAGTCTTGAATACCTCAGATTGTATGGTTGCCATAAGTTGACCAGCCTGCCAGTTAGTTTGATGAAGCTATCTAACATAAGCTTTCTTCATCTAGAAAGGGCTGCCATTGAGCATGTTCCTAGAGGAATCGAGAAGTTCCAGCAGCTCTACAACCTTAGAGGAGTCTTCGAAAGTGGTACTGGGTTCAGATTGGAGGAACTACAATTTCTCCCCAATATCCAACGTCTCGTTGTTTTGAAGTTAGAAAAAGCAACACCAAGGGGCGTGCTTGTGCTGAAAAAGAGTCATAATCTCAGAGAACTGACACTGTATTGCACAATGGGATCAGATACTAATGATAGAACGCATTACCAGGCCTATGAGATTGAGAGAATTCAGCAGGTCTGTGAGATGCTTATTCCATCAGAGAGCCTGCTTTATATTTTCCTCAATGGATTTCCGGGTGTAAGGTTCCCAGAATGGTTGTGTTTGGAGCCAGAGGAAAAGCTGCCAAATTTGGCTCACATGCACCTCAATGAATGCATATCATGTTCACAGCTTCCACCAGCAGGTCAGATGCCAGAACTACTTGTTCTTCAGATTAAAGGTGCAGACTCAATAGTGAATATCGGTGCAGAACTCCTTGGCCAAGGTGTGAAGAATGCAGCAGCCTTTTTCCCAAAGCTCGAATTGCTTCACATCTTTGACATGCGTAACTTGGAAAGTTGGTCCCTGAGTCCCAATACAGAAAATTTATATGACCTGATGCCTTGCCTTAAGCGTCTTTTCCTCCTTGATTGTCCAAAACTCAGAGCCCTCCCTGAAGATCTGGGTAGAATTGTCAATTTAAAAAGAATTCACATTGAAGGTGCTCATAATCTGGAAGAAGTTGTGAACCTTCCTTCAGTCGTGTGGCTCAAGGTCAAGAATAACAGATCTTTGAGGAGGATCTTCAATCTTTGTAACTTGCAGGACTTGTTTGCCCAGGACTGCCCAGGATTGGATCTGGCTGACAACCAAAGCTCACTGAAATGCTTGTACATGGTTGACTGCCCGAATGCACAGTATTTCATCGTGTcttgaaagaagaagaagacatccAAGTCTACGTTGCAACACTTGGTGCAGATGGCCGGGATATCTTTCCAGATGAGTCTATATATAATTAGAAAGGTGAGCAAACCATCTCAGTAAAATGACCTCATTTTATTGCGATATATGTTATGATGAATGTTTGGGATTGACGTTATTTGGCAATTGATTCGTATTTGTCTCTTTATCTTTTTTTCGTAGTTGGCAATGTTATTTTGTGATCTGAATTATATTAGAAGAACAATTGGAATTACTTTTGGACTCGTTTCCTTTCCTGACTTGAGTTCTTATCCCATAAATAGTCATATAATACAACAATTAAACTAACATCTCTTCACCTGTAACTCTCCCAATATTCTGGTACTTATgttcatgttttttttaaaaatattagtATTCATCTCTTGTGCAATTGCTCTTTTTTACTTTGTCTACTGTCAGTTCTACAACTGCCAAACTAACTATATATAAACATGCTACTCTTCTTACCGCACAGGACCAGATCTCAGCAATATTATGATGGTAATGATCAAGCTTTGGATCGATCATTGGCTTTTCGGAAAAGTTCTCGATGTCAGGAGAAGCTTTAGTTATATTTTGTAGGCGAATGGGAAATTTTAGTGTTCGGTTGATTTTGTTGCTCACCTCTTTATTGGAGCCTTCGTCATGTCCTTTTCTGGTGTGCCTATATGGTGTTTTTGTATTATTTGAGCGTGTTGAATCTCCTTTCCTAGCATTTCAGTGTCTTTGATAGAGGAATTCGAGCTGAATGTAATGTTCAGAAACTTGTGGAGAAGCAATGAAGCattatgggtgtgtttagttggtaaaaAAGTTGAGGTTTttagtactgtagcacatttcgttattacttgacaattaatattcaattatgGACTAACTAGGCttaaagattcagctcgtggtaatcagttagactatataattagttattttttcaactgtatttaatgctccatgtatgtgtccaaaaattcgatgtgatgggtactgtgcaaaatttttgggaactaaacaggacctatATCTCTGAATATGCATCTTTCTACTTTTTCTGCTGGTGAAATGACCAAAGTTTAAAGTCTGGCTCTGAATGCCGCTTGCAGATTTCAGCGCCTAAACCTGCAAGTGAGCTCATGGCCCTGCCCTGGTCGGAGGGGATTGGAAAGACACTGTCCAGTTAATTAAGCTAGCATAGCATGCAGTGTTggcttagatttttttttgctacgccctccgttccaaattatatatCTTTTTGATATTTCTAAGTGCATAGTTTtggctatgtatctagacatagtgtATACCTAGGTGTATATAAAAAACTATACATCTAGAAATACTTAGAAAAAATTGGTCCTGTCGCACTGAAAGATCAAAAGATCAAGACTTCCATAAAATACCACCTAAAGCGTTCGCCTCCGTAAACCAAATATTACTCGAAAGTACCATTCTGTTAATTTTGTCCACTGAAAATACCTCCTACTCCTACCGGCGCCACCCACTCCTCTTCCCACACGACCGGCACCGACTGCTCCCCATCCCACACGACTAGCGTGCGGCCGCTGGTGGCTGCGGGGCAGCAGAGAAGGGTGGGAGCGGGAGCAAGGGTGGGGCTGGGGCGACCACCACCACACCGTGTCAGTGGCGGATCTACCGGTGGGTAGCCGGGGTTAGAGGCCCCCTACT
The genomic region above belongs to Panicum virgatum strain AP13 chromosome 8N, P.virgatum_v5, whole genome shotgun sequence and contains:
- the LOC120684833 gene encoding zinc finger MYM-type protein 1-like, translated to MPAVAAQPATVAAECTAATAGAESADAPEASPATASTNAEDGEPMAGVEQVELMPYASTTATRSSEAAASKAPKRLKVIDLKSLWTRAAAKPKLSTASASTPLLQTVESRIQSDTPSVHLQTHNELEVEPEVASTEPQVVGDAAIIHEDQHEGIDDDDHEAFYDIDWLPHDPGERIAISDYNVNDQAAGLACRGHDESDESLNKGNFLELLNWLAESFEDVNKVVLKNAPKNCKLTSPMIQKELINCCAKETTKLIIEDLGDDYFAILADESSDVYQKEQLALCIHYVDKKGRVVERFLGIVHVENTTSLTLKNAIEKLLMDHSLSLSRIRGQGYDGASNMKGALNGLKKLIMDYVHCFAHQLQLTLVAVAKENQDCKCFFEQLGLLLAAIGNSCKRLQMLRVAQADHVIEALELGVIESGRGLNQEMGLGRPGDTRWGSHYKTIQHIILMYEPIRKVLQEIGDDPEYKESGKAEMALCSLESFEFVFLAHLLDTIFGYTDDLNCSLQKRDQDVVNAIFPIYLTKTQLELLREDNGWESFLADVTSFFVKRKIDVPNMDDIYKAAGRSKRKYVKLTNYHRFKVDMFLGIIDRQLKELNDRFDEVNTDLLIYMSSFNPKDSFATFDKENLMKLAKFYPKDFSVTELRCLSYQLGKFIIDVRGDERFRKVKNIAELSVLLVETDKHAIHAYVYKLLKLVLLLPVATASVERAFSALNFVKNKLRNSMGDQYLNDCLAPFIEKEFFLRVADEDIISRFQKPPRRVNL